From Vicingus serpentipes, the proteins below share one genomic window:
- the ctlX gene encoding citrulline utilization hydrolase CtlX has protein sequence MSQQSTKHIFLVKPANFGFNNETVQSNAFQNTIKESNTSLNEVVLAEFNDFENTLISNGVNVIVFNDTSTPINPDAIFPNNWISLHEIGKVIIYPMLAPNRRTEVNEDFINQIATCFEIKELVDLRHYESQNRFLEGTGSIVFNHKAKIAYACLSERTDKKIFEEVCEILGYQPISFKSVDSNNNPIYHTNVMMCIGTKFATICLESIKDIPEKEKVISSLKKSGLAIVDIDYQQLKSFAGNMLELTNKDNNKIVALSQSAFNSLTITQKQVIENNAKLLPLKIPTIETIGGGSARCIIAEIFLEKK, from the coding sequence ATGAGCCAACAATCAACAAAACATATTTTCTTAGTTAAACCAGCTAATTTTGGGTTTAATAATGAAACTGTTCAATCAAATGCATTTCAAAATACCATTAAAGAAAGTAACACATCTTTAAATGAGGTGGTATTAGCAGAATTTAATGATTTTGAAAACACTTTAATTTCAAATGGTGTAAACGTTATTGTTTTTAATGATACTTCCACTCCTATTAATCCTGATGCTATTTTCCCGAATAATTGGATTTCACTGCATGAAATTGGAAAAGTAATTATCTATCCAATGTTAGCACCAAATAGAAGAACTGAAGTAAATGAAGATTTTATAAATCAAATTGCTACTTGTTTTGAAATTAAAGAGCTTGTAGATTTAAGGCATTATGAATCTCAAAATAGATTTCTAGAAGGAACCGGTAGTATAGTTTTTAATCATAAAGCTAAAATTGCTTACGCTTGTTTATCGGAAAGAACCGACAAAAAAATATTTGAAGAAGTGTGTGAAATTTTAGGCTATCAACCCATAAGTTTTAAATCAGTTGATAGTAATAATAATCCTATCTACCATACAAATGTAATGATGTGTATAGGAACTAAGTTTGCAACTATTTGTTTGGAAAGCATAAAAGATATTCCTGAAAAAGAAAAAGTTATTTCTTCATTAAAAAAATCAGGTTTAGCAATAGTTGATATTGATTATCAGCAACTAAAAAGCTTTGCGGGGAACATGTTAGAATTAACTAATAAAGACAACAATAAAATAGTAGCACTATCGCAAAGTGCATTTAACAGCTTAACAATTACTCAAAAGCAAGTAATAGAAAATAATGCGAAGTTGCTTCCTTTAAAAATACCCACTATTGAAACTATTGGTGGCGGTAGTGCTCGCTGTATAATTGCTGAAATTTTCTTGGAAAAGAAATAG